The following are encoded together in the Anaerostipes caccae L1-92 genome:
- a CDS encoding heavy metal translocating P-type ATPase: MKQKFDVTGMTCSACSAHVDKSVRKLDGVAEVNVNLLQNTMTVEYDESEVNDDQIIRAVIGGGYGAFVHDKQEEAGRKRDIGVDDEITGMKRRLWVSILFMIPLMYISMGHMVNLPLPSFLSGTHNAVSYGLTQMLLVLPVMYINRKFYQVGFKTLFKGSPNMDSLIAIGSGAAFVYGVFAIYRMGYGLGVQNLHLVHQYHMDLYFESASMILTLITVGKYLEARSKGKTSEAISKLLDLAPKTATVERSGEEIEIPVEELNEGDTVIVRPGASIPVDGVILEGMTSVDESALTGESIPVEKSSGDKVISASINKGGFIKFRATKVGNDTTLAQIIQLVEDASGSKAPIAKLADKIAGIFVPVVIVIALASGIIWLLSGQTFEFALSTSIAVLVISCPCALGLATPTAIMVGTGKGAENGILIKSAESLETAHEIKTVVLDKTGTVTEGRPQVTDILTSGSMKEKELVKLAASMEKPSEHPLADAIVSFGEETNAGLYEVSGFKSVPGEGIEGSIKGDKVYAGNLKMMERIGVSLGELEEKSTVFASQGKTPLYFAKEGTLLGLISVADVVKPTSRQAIQEFEKMHIEVVMLTGDNKKTAEAIQKQLGISRVIAEVLPQDKEAKIREIQNEGKKVAMIGDGINDAPALARADVGIAIGAGTDIAIESADIVLMKSDLLDGVAAVQLSKAVIKNIKENLFWAFFYNVIGIPLAAGCLYPFFGLKLNPMFGAAAMSLSSVFVVSNALRLKFFRPGFIRNKETPVKVHEPGQSEEETKMKKTISIEGMMCEHCVKHVTDALNKLDGVAAEVSLSDKNAVVNLEKEVSEEVLKQAVEDAGYQVTGIQ; this comes from the coding sequence ATGAAACAAAAATTTGATGTGACGGGTATGACATGCAGTGCATGCAGTGCCCATGTAGATAAGAGTGTCCGAAAATTAGACGGTGTTGCTGAAGTTAATGTCAATCTGCTTCAAAACACCATGACCGTAGAGTATGACGAGTCAGAAGTAAACGATGATCAGATTATCCGCGCTGTCATCGGCGGAGGCTACGGTGCCTTTGTCCATGATAAGCAGGAAGAAGCAGGCAGAAAACGGGATATCGGCGTAGATGATGAGATTACTGGCATGAAAAGAAGACTCTGGGTATCCATCCTGTTTATGATACCGCTTATGTACATTTCCATGGGGCATATGGTGAATCTTCCGCTCCCGTCCTTTCTGAGCGGAACCCACAACGCGGTTTCTTACGGGCTGACCCAGATGCTCCTGGTTCTCCCGGTCATGTATATTAACCGGAAGTTTTATCAGGTGGGATTTAAAACATTGTTTAAGGGCTCTCCAAATATGGATTCCCTGATCGCCATCGGGTCCGGCGCTGCCTTTGTCTATGGAGTCTTTGCCATTTACCGCATGGGATACGGCCTCGGTGTGCAGAATCTTCATCTGGTACATCAGTACCACATGGATTTATATTTTGAATCTGCATCTATGATCCTGACGCTGATCACGGTCGGAAAATATCTGGAGGCCAGGTCCAAAGGGAAGACTTCGGAGGCTATCAGCAAACTCTTAGATCTGGCTCCGAAGACTGCGACTGTAGAAAGAAGCGGGGAAGAGATTGAGATCCCTGTGGAGGAGCTGAATGAGGGTGATACGGTGATCGTGCGCCCCGGAGCCAGTATTCCGGTTGACGGAGTCATCCTTGAAGGCATGACTTCTGTGGATGAAAGCGCTCTGACCGGGGAAAGCATCCCTGTGGAGAAATCCTCCGGAGACAAAGTCATCAGCGCATCCATCAATAAAGGGGGATTTATTAAATTTAGGGCTACAAAGGTAGGAAACGACACGACGCTTGCCCAGATCATACAGCTTGTGGAAGATGCCTCCGGTTCCAAAGCGCCGATCGCAAAGCTTGCGGATAAAATTGCCGGAATTTTTGTTCCCGTAGTGATTGTCATTGCCCTGGCTTCTGGGATCATATGGCTCCTTTCCGGGCAGACATTTGAGTTCGCGCTGTCTACGTCCATTGCCGTCCTGGTTATTTCCTGCCCGTGTGCACTTGGCCTTGCCACCCCGACCGCAATCATGGTGGGAACCGGGAAAGGCGCAGAAAACGGCATTCTGATCAAGTCTGCGGAGAGCCTTGAGACGGCACATGAGATAAAAACCGTCGTTCTGGACAAGACCGGAACTGTCACGGAAGGACGTCCTCAGGTGACAGATATTTTAACCTCCGGCAGCATGAAAGAAAAAGAACTGGTCAAGCTTGCCGCCAGTATGGAGAAACCTTCAGAGCATCCTCTCGCAGATGCCATTGTCTCTTTTGGCGAAGAGACCAATGCCGGTCTCTATGAAGTATCTGGATTTAAGTCTGTGCCCGGAGAAGGGATCGAAGGTTCCATAAAAGGTGATAAGGTTTATGCCGGCAACCTGAAAATGATGGAACGGATAGGAGTTTCTCTTGGAGAACTGGAAGAAAAAAGTACTGTTTTTGCCTCACAGGGCAAGACTCCTCTTTACTTTGCAAAAGAGGGCACACTGCTTGGACTGATTTCCGTAGCCGATGTGGTAAAACCGACCAGCAGACAGGCCATTCAGGAATTTGAAAAGATGCATATCGAAGTCGTCATGCTGACCGGAGATAACAAAAAAACAGCAGAGGCAATCCAGAAACAGCTGGGCATCAGCCGTGTAATCGCAGAAGTGCTTCCACAGGACAAAGAGGCCAAGATCCGGGAAATTCAGAATGAAGGAAAGAAAGTGGCCATGATCGGGGATGGTATCAATGACGCTCCGGCCCTTGCCAGAGCCGACGTGGGAATAGCTATTGGAGCCGGCACCGATATTGCCATCGAATCCGCAGATATCGTTCTGATGAAGAGTGATCTGCTGGACGGAGTGGCGGCAGTCCAGCTCAGCAAAGCGGTGATCAAAAACATCAAGGAAAATCTCTTCTGGGCCTTTTTCTATAATGTAATCGGAATTCCCCTGGCCGCCGGATGTCTGTATCCGTTTTTCGGATTAAAGCTTAATCCTATGTTCGGTGCCGCAGCCATGAGTTTAAGTTCTGTATTTGTCGTGAGCAATGCCCTGCGCCTGAAGTTTTTCCGGCCAGGTTTTATAAGAAACAAAGAAACACCGGTGAAAGTACATGAGCCGGGCCAAAGTGAGGAGGAAACAAAGATGAAAAAGACGATTTCAATCGAAGGAATGATGTGTGAACACTGTGTAAAACACGTGACAGATGCACTCAATAAACTCGACGGGGTGGCCGCAGAGGTCAGCCTTTCAGATAAAAATGCTGTTGTGAACTTAGAAAAAGAGGTCAGTGAGGAAGTACTGAAACAGGCAGTGGAAGATGCAGGTTATCAAGTGACGGGTATTCAGTAA
- a CDS encoding metal-sensing transcriptional repressor: MQADKTQITRLLKTARGQIDGILKMVEEDRYCMDISNQLMATEAVIRKTNKEILRAHMKGCISEALAEDNGDEKIDELIELIDKFGK; encoded by the coding sequence ATGCAGGCAGACAAAACTCAGATCACAAGGCTTCTTAAAACCGCCAGGGGACAGATCGACGGTATCTTAAAGATGGTGGAGGAAGACCGGTACTGTATGGATATCTCCAATCAGCTCATGGCGACAGAGGCCGTCATACGAAAGACGAATAAAGAAATTCTAAGAGCACACATGAAGGGATGCATATCTGAAGCACTGGCAGAAGACAACGGTGATGAGAAGATCGATGAACTGATCGAACTCATCGACAAATTCGGAAAATAA
- a CDS encoding BglG family transcription antiterminator: MNQKQYQLVTLFTSSEKKKYTYKELEEMLHIGKRSINNYIAEINDFLHENGFHKIQILPDSTLVLDSSINELGMIRKRYYSRPLYEYHFSSEERTSIIKLLLCRQNLVSTSDIIRSLDISKKTCLSDMKQVAKDLEQQDILLITTAKGYRIDVSEVFRRDYLINSFHTFLNVAGDHSSFSGIDLWISRHFDLDAFKLQVFPILLTWQKDNHIHIEGYQFYQLLWILVVTAERIKQGNHLDAFPCASDRRTVAVSRDLYLRIQRVISASIPEEEFYFLASYIDGLCLTNLPQTPLGIIPSNTVIHTFLVNVSHDLKLKLANDVKLYDQLSAHIKSFFSLLERSTSFDQSFYKELEDEYPAICKSVKNNLYILEQSFHRTYSENETAFLVMHIAAAVSKILTERQKFKILLICDTGAAAASYVTNKLKYYCKVDDVQAVTSFEFKNYMSRVNPPPNLIVSFYPVDEISIPVVVVSPGLPPEDLIKLQEKMYESRKDENHILNKRSARFSEAQEAPSSKSSSIISPHLIALDLYAGTWKDAVQLGGSLLMQEGLMTQEYIDSIVKNIEINGPYFVFWPHIALAHANASAEFMPFSASLIRLKQPVFFGNEQNDPVKYIFTFIASDTSENDEKILSVINVASSPTLFQHLDEAKTPEEVYGIIHELEKKL; this comes from the coding sequence ATGAATCAGAAACAATATCAGCTCGTTACTCTTTTTACATCTTCTGAAAAGAAGAAATATACATACAAAGAACTAGAAGAAATGCTGCATATCGGTAAGCGGTCAATTAATAACTACATTGCTGAGATCAATGATTTCCTGCATGAGAATGGATTTCATAAAATCCAAATCCTTCCCGACAGTACGCTTGTACTGGACAGCTCCATCAATGAGCTTGGAATGATACGGAAACGATACTATTCCCGCCCTCTCTATGAATATCATTTTTCTTCAGAAGAGCGCACATCCATCATCAAATTGCTCTTATGCAGACAAAACCTGGTTTCTACGTCTGACATCATACGTTCTCTGGATATCAGCAAAAAAACCTGTCTTTCAGATATGAAACAAGTTGCAAAGGACCTTGAGCAGCAGGATATTTTACTGATCACAACCGCGAAAGGATACCGGATTGATGTTAGTGAAGTTTTCAGAAGGGATTATCTGATTAATAGTTTTCACACTTTTTTGAATGTGGCAGGAGACCATTCTTCCTTTTCGGGCATTGATTTATGGATTTCCAGACATTTTGACCTGGATGCATTCAAGCTTCAGGTATTTCCGATTCTTCTTACATGGCAGAAAGACAATCATATTCATATTGAGGGTTATCAGTTTTACCAGCTGCTCTGGATACTCGTGGTGACTGCTGAACGAATCAAACAGGGAAATCACCTCGATGCATTCCCCTGCGCATCGGACAGGCGCACGGTTGCAGTCTCAAGAGATCTGTACCTAAGAATTCAGAGGGTGATCTCTGCATCGATTCCAGAAGAAGAATTTTATTTCCTTGCCTCCTATATTGACGGCCTGTGTCTTACAAACCTTCCTCAGACTCCGCTGGGGATCATTCCGTCAAACACCGTCATCCACACCTTTTTGGTCAATGTATCTCATGATCTGAAGCTGAAGCTGGCAAACGATGTTAAGCTCTACGATCAGCTGTCTGCCCATATAAAAAGTTTCTTCTCACTGTTAGAGAGAAGTACGTCCTTCGACCAGAGTTTTTATAAAGAGCTGGAAGATGAGTACCCGGCCATATGTAAGTCGGTCAAAAATAATTTATATATTCTGGAACAGAGCTTTCACCGTACATACAGTGAAAACGAAACGGCATTTTTGGTCATGCACATTGCCGCTGCTGTCTCCAAAATCCTGACAGAACGGCAGAAATTTAAGATCCTTCTTATCTGTGATACTGGCGCCGCCGCTGCCTCCTATGTCACAAATAAATTAAAATATTACTGTAAGGTAGATGATGTACAAGCGGTTACATCCTTTGAGTTTAAAAATTACATGTCAAGGGTGAATCCGCCGCCGAATCTGATCGTCTCCTTTTACCCTGTCGATGAAATCTCGATTCCTGTTGTTGTCGTATCGCCCGGACTTCCGCCGGAGGATCTGATCAAACTTCAGGAAAAGATGTATGAATCCAGGAAGGATGAAAATCATATCCTCAACAAACGATCTGCAAGATTTTCAGAGGCTCAGGAGGCGCCCTCCTCTAAATCTTCCAGCATAATTTCTCCGCATCTGATTGCATTGGATCTTTATGCAGGTACGTGGAAAGATGCTGTACAGCTGGGCGGCAGTCTATTAATGCAGGAAGGATTGATGACTCAGGAATATATTGATTCGATCGTAAAAAATATAGAAATCAACGGTCCTTACTTTGTCTTCTGGCCGCATATCGCTTTGGCCCATGCAAATGCAAGTGCGGAATTTATGCCCTTTTCGGCAAGTCTGATCCGCCTGAAGCAGCCGGTATTCTTCGGAAATGAACAGAATGATCCTGTGAAGTATATTTTTACTTTTATTGCATCAGATACTTCCGAAAATGATGAAAAAATACTGTCTGTGATTAATGTTGCGTCCAGTCCCACCTTATTTCAGCACCTGGACGAGGCAAAAACCCCTGAGGAAGTTTATGGGATCATTCATGAACTGGAAAAAAAACTCTGA
- a CDS encoding thiamine pyrophosphate-dependent dehydrogenase E1 component subunit alpha — protein sequence MRNNAISKEQLLEFYRKMIRIREFENEAIELAKMNLTRAAVHTYNGEEAIAVGVCAHLNDQDYITSTHRGHGHCIAKGADMKLMFAELMARESGYCKGKGGSMHIADMSIGMLGANGIVGGGLPISVGAAFALKYTSSKNIAVCFFGDGASNQGSFHEAVNLASVMKLPVIFVCENNQWAISTSQKKSSNIENLSDRAVGYGIEGITVDGNDIEAVYSEFGRACEKVRGGSGPILMEMKTYRIAGHYYGDNENYRSREEVTEWKEKCPIRHVEKLLAEEYGFKEEDFKKIQKEELAVVLEASESAKNEKEPSPEDLRNDLYDTSFAEIQWNRFVK from the coding sequence ATGAGAAATAATGCCATATCAAAAGAACAATTATTGGAATTCTACCGGAAAATGATACGGATCCGTGAGTTTGAGAATGAGGCCATTGAACTGGCCAAGATGAATCTGACCCGCGCAGCCGTCCATACATACAATGGAGAAGAAGCCATAGCCGTCGGTGTCTGTGCCCATCTTAACGATCAGGATTACATCACCTCTACCCACAGAGGGCATGGACACTGTATCGCAAAAGGCGCCGATATGAAGCTGATGTTTGCGGAACTGATGGCCAGGGAGTCCGGTTACTGTAAAGGAAAAGGGGGCTCCATGCACATTGCCGATATGTCGATCGGTATGCTGGGTGCCAACGGTATCGTGGGAGGAGGTCTTCCGATCTCTGTGGGTGCCGCATTTGCGCTGAAATATACGTCCAGCAAAAATATTGCCGTATGTTTCTTCGGCGATGGTGCCTCCAACCAGGGTTCTTTTCATGAAGCGGTGAATCTGGCATCCGTCATGAAACTCCCAGTCATCTTTGTGTGTGAAAACAACCAGTGGGCGATCTCCACCAGCCAGAAAAAATCATCCAACATAGAGAATCTCAGTGACAGAGCCGTCGGATACGGAATCGAGGGCATCACGGTAGACGGAAACGATATTGAGGCGGTCTACAGCGAGTTCGGCAGGGCGTGTGAGAAAGTAAGGGGCGGCAGCGGCCCGATCTTAATGGAAATGAAGACATACCGCATCGCCGGACATTATTACGGAGACAACGAAAATTACAGATCCAGGGAAGAAGTCACGGAGTGGAAAGAAAAGTGTCCGATCCGGCATGTGGAAAAACTTCTGGCAGAGGAGTACGGCTTTAAAGAAGAGGATTTTAAAAAGATACAGAAAGAAGAACTCGCAGTCGTTCTTGAGGCCAGCGAAAGCGCAAAAAATGAAAAAGAGCCCTCCCCGGAAGACTTAAGAAATGATTTATATGACACTTCATTTGCAGAGATACAGTGGAACAGGTTCGTGAAATAA
- a CDS encoding alpha-ketoacid dehydrogenase subunit beta, producing MRKISMREAINEALHTAFNSDPSVFSIGEDIAVYGGQLRCSYDLIQNFGEKRIMDTPISEAAIIGTAIGSSMLGLRPVVEISYIDFIGTCFDQIMNQAAKLRYMYGGRVSLPLVIRTQGGAGLGNGAQHSQSLEAIFAHIPGIRVVIPSNAYDAKGLLLHAIRDNNPVVFIEHKGLYKKKCEVPEEPYECGYNCDIKREGSDITIVAYSSMVDQSLRAAKELEKEGIQAEVIDVRSLEPFDADTIISSVSKTGHAVIAHEACVKGGFGAEIAAVIQEKAFDKLKEPVKRVGAPNVPVPFAPVLEKAYLPDYKDILDAAHSCL from the coding sequence ATGAGAAAGATTTCTATGCGGGAAGCCATCAATGAAGCGCTTCACACGGCATTTAACAGTGACCCGTCCGTATTTTCCATCGGGGAAGATATAGCGGTTTACGGAGGGCAGCTCCGCTGTTCTTATGACTTGATTCAGAACTTCGGAGAGAAACGGATCATGGACACCCCGATTTCCGAAGCCGCCATTATAGGAACAGCCATTGGCTCTTCTATGCTCGGCTTGCGCCCTGTAGTGGAAATTTCATATATTGATTTTATCGGCACCTGCTTTGACCAAATCATGAATCAGGCGGCAAAATTACGATATATGTACGGAGGACGCGTCAGTCTGCCCCTTGTCATCCGCACCCAGGGCGGCGCAGGGTTAGGAAACGGGGCGCAGCATTCCCAGTCATTGGAGGCAATCTTTGCACATATTCCGGGAATCCGGGTCGTGATTCCGTCCAACGCCTACGACGCCAAAGGCCTGCTCCTGCACGCGATCAGAGATAACAACCCGGTTGTGTTTATAGAGCACAAAGGTTTATACAAAAAGAAATGCGAAGTGCCTGAGGAACCATACGAATGCGGATATAACTGTGATATCAAGCGGGAGGGAAGTGACATTACAATCGTTGCATATTCTTCTATGGTGGATCAGAGTCTCAGGGCGGCCAAAGAGCTTGAAAAAGAGGGAATACAGGCCGAAGTGATTGACGTCCGTTCTTTAGAACCATTCGATGCCGATACCATCATCTCTTCTGTCAGCAAGACAGGACACGCAGTCATCGCACACGAAGCCTGTGTCAAAGGCGGGTTCGGAGCGGAAATTGCGGCGGTGATTCAGGAAAAGGCATTCGACAAGCTCAAAGAACCTGTAAAGCGGGTGGGTGCTCCGAACGTACCGGTTCCATTTGCGCCGGTACTTGAAAAGGCATACCTTCCTGATTATAAAGACATTCTGGATGCCGCCCATTCTTGTCTGTAA
- the lpdA gene encoding dihydrolipoyl dehydrogenase translates to MDILDLIVIGGGPAGYLAAQRAAESGMKVLLFEKKKLGGVCLNEGCVPTKTLLNSAKIFDHAKNGQAYGVMARGVTMDTKTVLQRKNKVIQMLVSGVGMTMKKNKIKVVYERAEVIEKTKEGFLVEAGAERYTAKYILAAPGSETLIPPIPGVAKALESGLAITSRELLELEELPGHLAVIGAGVIGLEMAAYCCTAGVKVTVVEMLDKVAGSMDARLSKILQKELEKKGVSFLMGHKVTEVNSHGLVCEKNGETKLAEADKILLSIGRKPVMEGCGLEHIGVAAKHGRVVTDQHLCTSAEGIYAAGDVNGKMMLAHTAYRESEVAVHHMLGIEDEINYQTIPSVIYTFPEFAGIGETEESAREKGLAVKTAELPMAYSGRYVAENADGNGLCRLIMDQETGCLVGAHLLGPYVSEMIWGIAALIDQKVSVEELKKSVFPHPSVSEIIRETIFKL, encoded by the coding sequence ATGGATATCTTAGATTTGATTGTGATCGGAGGAGGCCCCGCAGGCTACCTGGCTGCCCAGAGAGCTGCAGAGTCCGGGATGAAGGTCCTGCTGTTTGAGAAAAAGAAACTCGGGGGCGTGTGCTTAAACGAGGGATGTGTTCCTACAAAAACCCTGCTGAATTCGGCCAAGATCTTTGATCACGCTAAAAACGGCCAGGCGTATGGCGTCATGGCCCGCGGCGTGACCATGGATACCAAGACCGTCCTTCAAAGAAAAAATAAGGTGATACAGATGCTGGTCTCCGGCGTCGGTATGACCATGAAGAAAAATAAGATAAAGGTCGTCTATGAGAGAGCAGAAGTCATAGAAAAAACAAAAGAAGGATTTCTCGTGGAGGCGGGAGCAGAGAGATATACCGCAAAATATATTTTGGCAGCCCCGGGATCAGAGACTCTGATTCCGCCGATCCCGGGGGTGGCAAAGGCCCTGGAAAGCGGGCTGGCCATAACCAGCAGAGAACTGTTAGAGTTGGAAGAACTCCCCGGACATCTGGCTGTCATCGGGGCCGGTGTCATCGGATTGGAGATGGCGGCTTACTGCTGTACGGCAGGTGTAAAGGTGACCGTGGTCGAGATGCTTGATAAGGTTGCTGGAAGTATGGATGCCAGACTGTCAAAGATTCTCCAGAAGGAATTGGAGAAAAAGGGGGTATCTTTCCTGATGGGACACAAGGTCACGGAAGTAAACAGTCATGGCCTTGTGTGTGAAAAAAACGGAGAGACAAAGCTCGCAGAAGCCGATAAAATTCTTCTCTCCATAGGCAGAAAGCCCGTCATGGAAGGATGCGGCCTGGAACATATAGGAGTCGCTGCAAAACATGGGAGGGTCGTGACAGATCAGCATCTTTGTACCTCCGCAGAGGGAATATACGCCGCCGGGGATGTCAACGGAAAAATGATGCTGGCCCACACTGCTTATCGGGAAAGTGAGGTCGCAGTCCATCATATGCTGGGCATAGAAGATGAGATCAACTATCAGACAATTCCTTCCGTCATCTACACGTTCCCGGAATTTGCGGGAATCGGGGAAACCGAAGAATCTGCGAGAGAAAAAGGCCTTGCGGTTAAAACTGCAGAGCTTCCGATGGCCTATTCCGGCCGTTATGTGGCAGAAAATGCAGATGGAAACGGGCTGTGCAGGCTGATCATGGATCAGGAGACAGGGTGTCTTGTGGGCGCGCATCTTCTGGGGCCCTATGTATCAGAAATGATATGGGGCATCGCAGCCCTGATAGATCAGAAGGTATCTGTGGAAGAACTCAAAAAAAGTGTGTTCCCCCATCCGTCTGTCAGCGAAATTATCAGAGAAACCATATTTAAATTATAA
- a CDS encoding biotin/lipoyl-containing protein, with protein MRKEVIMPKIGLDMEEGTILEWKKKAGDTVSKGEVLLEIETDKAVTEVESALDGTLAEIVADEGDTVEITKTIAWVEVDD; from the coding sequence ATGAGAAAAGAAGTCATTATGCCGAAAATTGGATTGGACATGGAGGAGGGTACAATTCTTGAATGGAAAAAGAAAGCAGGTGATACTGTTTCAAAAGGCGAAGTCCTTTTGGAGATCGAGACAGACAAAGCAGTGACCGAGGTAGAATCAGCGCTTGACGGTACGTTGGCTGAAATTGTAGCTGACGAGGGCGATACCGTTGAGATCACAAAAACGATTGCCTGGGTAGAAGTCGATGATTGA
- a CDS encoding 2-oxo acid dehydrogenase subunit E2, protein MIEKKLSPLAKSMGKQMVKSWEAPQFTHFSVINCEQMIAYRKSLPFKVSYTTILIKAVADTIAEFPIMNCSWDDGTKIIQNENINMGVAVDTKRGLLVPVIRDADKLPLEEIHRCMGDIKNKSGKGNFNMNDLSGGTFVVSNLGMFNIHAFSAIVSSPNSAIISAGKMEEVPLVKDGEIVIGKTMTIALNMDHRVIDGATGAKFLTALAERLETLNE, encoded by the coding sequence ATGATTGAAAAGAAACTTTCGCCTTTAGCCAAAAGTATGGGAAAGCAGATGGTAAAAAGCTGGGAAGCTCCACAATTTACACATTTTTCAGTGATAAATTGTGAGCAGATGATCGCATACCGAAAAAGTTTACCGTTCAAAGTCTCATACACAACTATTTTAATCAAAGCGGTGGCAGATACAATCGCCGAGTTTCCCATTATGAATTGTTCCTGGGATGACGGAACCAAGATCATCCAGAACGAAAATATCAATATGGGCGTCGCCGTAGATACAAAACGTGGTTTATTAGTCCCTGTTATCAGAGATGCAGACAAACTGCCTCTGGAAGAGATTCACCGATGTATGGGAGATATCAAAAATAAATCAGGGAAAGGAAACTTTAACATGAATGATTTAAGCGGGGGAACTTTTGTCGTGAGCAATCTGGGAATGTTTAATATCCACGCATTTTCTGCAATCGTCAGCTCTCCCAACTCTGCCATCATCTCTGCTGGAAAGATGGAAGAAGTCCCCCTGGTAAAAGACGGGGAGATCGTCATAGGCAAAACCATGACCATAGCTCTTAACATGGACCACCGTGTTATTGACGGAGCCACAGGAGCCAAATTTCTGACAGCCCTCGCAGAGCGGCTGGAAACTTTAAATGAATAA
- a CDS encoding alcohol dehydrogenase catalytic domain-containing protein: MKAAVLYGANDLRYETVDTPMCPEKGILLKVIACGICGSDLRTYGGGSSRAQYPSVSGHEIAGEIVESQNLNFPVGAKLSVAPVIACGHCWYCKNGIQNQCDNMKMIGTAEGIPGGFAEYVSFTEDMLENGCFNIIPEGIDPVDTVIAETASSVLNAQINTNIVMEDLVVIIGAGTIGCLHSEIASIRGTKETVIAEMNTEKAELARKQGFQNVYNMGSGDPELKEFIMEKTNGRGADTVICACPAGQAQADAVGLVRKRGKIIFFGGISADSAAVIDTNAIHYKEITVHGASAYSPEVNRKALDLVLSGQLDASKFITHRYELKDLAQGYEDMSHGKMIKGVVVF, translated from the coding sequence ATGAAAGCTGCTGTACTATACGGAGCAAATGATCTGCGCTATGAAACTGTTGATACTCCGATGTGTCCGGAAAAAGGAATTCTCCTGAAAGTCATTGCCTGCGGTATCTGCGGCTCCGACCTGCGCACCTACGGGGGAGGCTCTTCCAGGGCACAGTACCCGTCTGTTTCCGGTCATGAGATTGCCGGAGAGATTGTGGAGAGTCAGAATCTGAACTTCCCTGTGGGAGCGAAACTGTCTGTGGCCCCGGTCATCGCATGCGGCCATTGCTGGTACTGTAAAAACGGTATTCAGAACCAATGTGACAATATGAAGATGATCGGTACTGCGGAAGGGATTCCGGGAGGTTTTGCCGAGTATGTTTCATTCACAGAAGACATGCTGGAAAATGGTTGTTTTAATATCATTCCTGAAGGGATAGACCCGGTCGATACCGTAATTGCAGAGACGGCTTCTTCCGTGCTGAATGCACAGATCAATACAAACATTGTCATGGAAGATCTCGTAGTCATCATCGGGGCCGGTACCATCGGATGTCTTCACAGCGAGATTGCATCGATCCGGGGAACCAAAGAAACGGTCATCGCCGAGATGAACACAGAGAAGGCTGAACTGGCCAGAAAACAAGGGTTTCAAAATGTTTATAACATGGGTAGCGGCGACCCGGAACTAAAAGAATTCATCATGGAAAAAACCAACGGCCGCGGCGCCGATACCGTCATATGCGCGTGTCCGGCAGGACAGGCACAGGCGGATGCTGTCGGATTGGTGAGAAAAAGAGGAAAGATCATTTTCTTTGGAGGGATTTCTGCAGACAGTGCTGCAGTCATTGACACTAATGCTATCCACTACAAAGAAATTACGGTTCACGGAGCGTCAGCCTATTCGCCTGAGGTTAACCGTAAGGCACTGGATCTTGTCTTAAGCGGTCAGCTTGACGCATCAAAATTCATCACACACCGCTATGAATTAAAAGATCTGGCACAGGGATATGAGGATATGAGTCATGGAAAAATGATCAAGGGAGTCGTAGTCTTTTAA
- a CDS encoding PTS sugar transporter subunit IIA, translated as MSKIDIQTVMPQIMGYQITGTERDDVLTEMADFLASMGMVKPTYAKAVIDRENIYPTGICTEPYPVAIPHCERDGVLKTAILVGQTRNNGITFQRIDDTDLNVDAKVIFMLAVDTNQGQLEVISKLMDVIQDEKVVEEIVHAKTCEMIKEIVTNAFMNG; from the coding sequence GTGAGCAAGATCGACATTCAAACAGTTATGCCTCAGATCATGGGGTATCAGATAACAGGAACAGAGCGGGATGATGTCCTTACAGAGATGGCAGATTTCCTTGCATCCATGGGGATGGTCAAACCGACTTACGCAAAGGCCGTTATTGACCGGGAAAACATTTATCCTACAGGAATCTGTACAGAGCCTTACCCTGTGGCGATTCCCCACTGCGAGAGAGACGGTGTCTTAAAAACCGCCATCCTGGTGGGTCAGACAAGGAACAATGGAATCACATTCCAGCGTATCGATGACACAGATCTGAATGTAGATGCAAAAGTGATTTTTATGCTGGCGGTAGATACAAATCAAGGACAGTTGGAGGTGATATCAAAACTAATGGACGTGATTCAGGACGAGAAAGTAGTGGAAGAAATTGTACATGCGAAGACGTGCGAAATGATAAAAGAAATTGTAACAAATGCCTTTATGAATGGGTAA